CCAGATAAATCTCGTTTAAATAAATTTCAAGGATTTCGTCCTTGTTGTAGTTGGCCTCAATGGCCAGGGTGATGAAAAGTTCATGAAACTTGCGCCGAAAGGTTCGCTCGTGGGTGAGAAAATAATTCTTGGCCAACTGCTGGGTCAGGGTGGATCCGCCCTGGCGTATGGAGAAATGACGAATATTGGTATACATGGCCCGAAGGATGCTCACCGGGTCAATGCCGAAATGCGAGTAAAACCGGTTGTCTTCAGCCGCCACAACCGCGTCTGCAAGATGGCCGGGAATATTGTCAATGGATACCACCCGCCGCAGTTCCCGCTCTTTTCCGAAAAATTCCATCAGGACTTCCGGGCCCAGTTCCACCAGGGGCAGGTTTTCGTCCGTATCGGTGCGGCGGATTTGGCGAATCCGGCTTTTCCGGATTTCAAGGACAGCAGCAAACCCCCGGCGATTTTTCTCCGGCAGCTGCAGATCCTTGAAATAAATTTCCAGTCCGGAGCCGGCAAACCGGTACCCGCCCTTTTTTTCCGGACTTTTGGCTTTTGCCTGATATCCGAGTTTTCGCAATTTTTTCTCAAGCGCAGCAGGATCCACCTGCTTGCCCGGAAAAAGCATTGTGGTGTCGGAATAAATGGTTGAGGGAATGGCCCATCTCCGCCCGGAAAATCTTTCTTCAATCTGTCCGGACAGGTACCAGCAATAGCCAAAAGAAAACACCAAAACCAGGATCATCAGCAGGCAGAAACCGAAAAACAATTTTTTCAACATTGAAACCATAGAAAGATAGGGGTGAAATCGTTTTTTCCTGCCGGATTATTTACGAAAACCCGGAAAAAGGAAAGTAAAAATTGAAAATGCCGGGACCAAAACAATGTTTTGGATTCAAAGGTTCGGCACGGAAATATAGTTTGATCTCAGTGCTGCCTATGATAAAAGAGGGGGCCACAGTGTCAAGCCAAATAAAAAGGAGAATCCGCCCATGAAAATCCGGAATATGGACATAAAAACCATCCTTTACACCACGGACCTGTCAGATACCGCTCTGCATGCCTTTTCCTACGCAGCCAGCTTTGCAGATGCATATAATTCAAGGCTGATTATTCTTCACGTAATTGAGGATTACCCGGCCATAGAGCCTTCACTGAAAAATCTGTTGCATGAAGAGCAATGGAAAGCAATCAAGGAAAAGCATATCCGGGATACCCGGGAGACACTCAGCGGCAAAAGCCGCGACAACCGGATCGTTCAGGAAGTCCTGACCCGATTTTCGGAAAACGCCAAGGCCGGCCGGTACGGCAAGACTGCGGCAAGCGATGAGGTGATGGTTTTGTTCGGCAACCCTGTTGAAAAAATCATAGAAACATCAAAAGAAAAAAACTGCGACCTCATCGTAATGGGCACGCACGGCCACGGCCTGCTCCAGAACCTTCTCGGAACGACGACCCACAAGGTTCTGTCGGAATCAAAGATACCCGTGGTGGCCGTTCCCATAGACCAGTGATGCAGCAGGGTCGCTTCAGCCGCCCCCCTTACGGTTTGCGTTGAAAAAAAACAAAATTTGGCATCTTTTAAACAAGGGACGATCACAATGGACAGCTTCACCGGATCTGCAAACAATTTTTGGTCTTACCTGTGGCATCTGCACGTGCAAACCAAGAACATGTTTGCCTTTCGCTTTCCCTCAACATTTCTGAGCACAACGGCAGACAACGGGACGGAAAAACACGAGGCGGATTTTTCCGAGGATGTACTTCCGGCCGGAAGCGGAGACGATTCCGCAGGACACGGGGGAAACGGTGGCAAGGACCCTGGCGATTATACCCATTACAGCGCCCGGCAGAAAATCGGGCTGCTTGCCGGGCCTTTGCTTTTTTTGGCAATTTTTCTGATGTCCACTCCCGAGGGCATGACCCCTGAAGCCCATGCCGTACTGGCAAGCACTGCATGGATTGCCGTATGGTGGATATCCGAGGCCATCCCCATACCTGCCACGGCTTTGCTGCCCATTGTACTGTTTCCGTTGACCGGGGCCATGAATACCTCCAGTGTTACGCCCTCTTACGCCAATCACCTGGTGTTTCTCTTCATGGGCGGCTTTATGATCGCCCTGGCCATGGAGAAATGGAATCTTCACAGGCGCATCGCCCTAAACATCATCCTGATGATCGGCTGCGGGCCCAAACGGATCATACTCGGATTCATGACGGCCACGGCCTTTCTTTCCATGTGGATCTCCAACACCGCCACCACCATGATGATGGTGCCCATCGGACTTGCCGTTATACAACAGTTTGCCGTGCTGATAAAAAAAGAAAAGCTGGATGTAAACGTATCTCTTGGCAAATTCGCGTTCGGCACCGCCCTTATGCTGGGCATCGCCTATTCGGCCTCCATCGGAGGCGTTGCAACCCTGATTGGCACCCCTCCCAATGCGGTGTTTGCAGGCGTGGTCAAGGAAATGTACAACCAGGAAATCGGTTTCGGGCAATGGATGACCTACGGCGTGCCACTGGCCGTGGTATCGCTTCTTTTCTGCTGGTACTACCTGACCCATTTTGCCTTTAAAATCACATTCAAAGAAC
This genomic stretch from Desulfosalsimonas propionicica harbors:
- a CDS encoding universal stress protein, encoding MKIRNMDIKTILYTTDLSDTALHAFSYAASFADAYNSRLIILHVIEDYPAIEPSLKNLLHEEQWKAIKEKHIRDTRETLSGKSRDNRIVQEVLTRFSENAKAGRYGKTAASDEVMVLFGNPVEKIIETSKEKNCDLIVMGTHGHGLLQNLLGTTTHKVLSESKIPVVAVPIDQ
- a CDS encoding SLC13 family permease; protein product: MDSFTGSANNFWSYLWHLHVQTKNMFAFRFPSTFLSTTADNGTEKHEADFSEDVLPAGSGDDSAGHGGNGGKDPGDYTHYSARQKIGLLAGPLLFLAIFLMSTPEGMTPEAHAVLASTAWIAVWWISEAIPIPATALLPIVLFPLTGAMNTSSVTPSYANHLVFLFMGGFMIALAMEKWNLHRRIALNIILMIGCGPKRIILGFMTATAFLSMWISNTATTMMMVPIGLAVIQQFAVLIKKEKLDVNVSLGKFAFGTALMLGIAYSASIGGVATLIGTPPNAVFAGVVKEMYNQEIGFGQWMTYGVPLAVVSLLFCWYYLTHFAFKITFKELPGGQDLIRRELGELGRIGKEELHVLIVFASVAFLWLVRGFLLSDIFPGMSDATIAILGALVLFAWPVDLKKGRFLLDWKTMNRLPWGILILFGGGFAIAGGFSETGLAEWIAMRLKVLEEAPMVLIVCAVITMAIFLTEITSNTATSTMLMPVMAAMALAMGMHPYALMATAALSCSFAFMLPVATPPNAIVFASGYITIPQMARAGVYMNLFGIIIVTVLTIYYLAWVWGIDLMSVPIWA